The sequence GTGAATATGATACCTTAAGAGATGGCCGCGACTTTGAGACGTACAAGATTGTGAAAATCGGCGAACAGTGGTGGATGGCGGAGAACCTGAGATATTGGGGGTATAGTGGAATAGGATATGTATATCAAACCGTGGGCCCCGTGGTAAGCGGTCAGGCGCCGATGGTTCAATCCATGGGGCTATATACCAGAGCAATTTGCGATGATCGAGAAACATACGGTTGTTCGTATTTTTTTAATGCGGTGATGGATAGTGCCGGCAATGGAAATGGGAAGGGGTGCGGTTATCAAGGCTGCTTCCCGTCTGGAATTGTGCGTGGAATTTGTCCTGAGGGTTGGCATTTACCAGATACTTCGGAATGGAACGCTTTGTTCGCTGCTGTGGGCGGAGAAAAAACTGCAGGAATAATGCTAAAGTCTACTAGCGGCCGGGAAAAAGGCAATGGTACGGATGCCTACGGGTTTAACGCAATTCCAGCTCCCTATTGCAAAATTGTTTATGAAGTTAGTAATAATATTGGCGATTATAAGCCGAAATGTTTTGATACATATAACAGTGGCTTTTGGAGCTATTCGCTTGATGGAGGTTGTTATCATGTGGGATTTGATGGCGATCGTTCTCGTATTTATGCCGGTTGTTACGGAATAGGAGATTTACGTGATTCTAGGTATAGCTATTATGTTCGTTGTATCAAGGGCTCTGATACTGTTTCAACACAAAGTGCGATACAAATTCAGGTCTGCTCCTTGACGGACAACCGAGACGGACAGACCTACAAGACTGTGAAAATTGGAGAACAGTGGTGGATGGCAGAGAACTTGAACTACGAGACTGAGGCAGGGAGTTACTGCTACAATGATAGTGCTGAGTATTGTGAAAAATACGGCCGACTCTATACTTGGGCCATGGATGTGTGCCCCGAAGGCTGGCATCTGCCCGATACCACGGAATGGAAAGCTCTGTTCGATGCTGTAGGGGGACAAGCAACCGCAGGAACAATCCTCAAGTCCACGGAAGGCTGGCCCTACAATGGCTATCGCGACACCTATTCCTTCTCGGCGTTGCCTGCTGGCTTCAGGAACAACTTTGGGAATTTCTACAACGAGGGCGACTACGCGAACTTCTGGAGTTCTACGGAGCGCCGTAGCAACGACGCGTACTACATGTTCTTGCACTACACCAGCGGCGATGCGTACCTGAGCTACGACGATAAGTACCGCGGGTTCTCTGTTCGTTGCGTCAAGGATTCTGCATTATCTTATCCTCAATCCGCTTGCCGTTCTCTTGTTTCTTCAAGTTCAATACATTCATCAACTACATCTAGCAGCAGTTCTGTCGCTTCTTCAAGTTCGGTAAATTCGTCAACTACATCCAGCAGCTCGGTTGCTCCTGTTAGTTCGTCAAGCTCATTAACCGTCTCGCCGACGTATAGTACCTTGACAGACGACCGAGACGGGCAGACTTATAAGACTGTGAAAATCGGCGAACAGTGGTGGATGGCGGAAAATCTGAACTACGCATACACTGGTGTACCCTTTAAAGATGGTGATTACGCCTCCGATTCCACTAGCTGGTGCTATGACAATGATGCTGCCAACTGTGCCAAATACGGTCGTCTCTACACCTGGGCTGCCGCAATGGATAGCGCTGGCATTATACCTGGTAACACTGCCAATGGTTGCGGCTATGGGGAAATCTGCAACCTCGGCAACGTCAAAGTTCGTGGCGTGTGCCCTGAAGGCTGGCACCTGCCCAGCAGAGACGAAAGGGATACTTTGCTCACTGCAGTCGGTGGAAAAGCAACCGCAGGAACAATGCTAAAGTCTACGGAAGGCTGGAATGATAAGGATGATGGGACAAGCGGCAATGGCTCGGACGCCTATTCCTTCTCGGCGTTGCCTGCTGGCAGCAGGAACTACGATGGGGATTACTTCAGCGAGGGCGACTACACGTACTTCTGGAGCTCTACGGAGTACTATAGTAACCTCGCGTACAGCATGTACTTGGACTACTTCAGCGGCAATGCGTACCTGTACCGCAACAGCAAGGACTACGGGTTCTCTGTTCGTTGCCTTAGGGACTAGCAGGCTCGCCTAAGCGGCTTGCCGCTAGAGCGAGCGGGGCTAGCGCGCGTGCGCGCAAGTCCCCTCCAAAAAAGGCCGTCGAAGCCGGCCCGATTTTTTATACCTCGGGCGGCCTTTTGCATTAAGATTGCCTTTTTCGGTATAAACAGAAAACCACCTGTGAACCTTTTTTTTCCCGCCGAAAACATCTTTTTACCTCAAATTCCCGGAAAAATTTCCCCGCAAAGACGTCTATACATACAGATGGGGGACTGTCCCCATTTGCCGTGCGGGGCCGCCGCACAAAAACCGGAAATAGATATGGGAATAATCTTCGGGTAAGATGTATATGAAACTATCCATTATAAAACTGAAAGTATTTGCAAGCAAATGCTTGCATCTGCAAGCGAAACAATATATATTTATAGCTATGAGTACCATAGCTAAAAATTTCCGCATTGATTCCGAACTGAACAATCAAGCCAACGCCCTCCTTGAAGGGCTGGGACTTTCGATGTCTCAGGCGATTTCCATGTTCCTGCGGCAGGTGGTTTTGCAGCGAGGGCTCCCCTTCGAAGTCAAGTACCCGGATCGTTCCTGCGAACTTCTCGAGGCTGTCGAAGAGGCGAAACGCCTTGAAGCTGACCCGAAGACCAAACGCTATACGGACATGGACGAGATGTGGGCGGATTTGGATAAATGATTTACGAAGTCATTTGGACGAGTCACTTCAAGAAGGGGTACAAGCTTTGCAAAAAGCGAGGTCTCCCATTAGAAGAACTTAAGACAGTTGTAGCTGTGTTACAGAAAAAACAGGGGGATTCTGACGCTTACGCTCGTGGATACCGGAACGCATTCTGATTTGTTCAAGAGATAAGCGTGGCGTCTGAGCGGTATGTCATCCCCGACGCTTGTGCTGAGCTTTGCCGAAGCATGGTCGGGGATCTCCTTTTAAAAAAGGCCGCTCCTTGTCATTGCGAGGGACGAACAGTCCCGAAGCAATCTATTCAGGTTGACTATGCATTGAAAAAAGTGTAGATTTCCCGAATGAGTGTCGCCAAGGGGGTATCATGAGTCGTTTCTTTGTCGGTCTTGCTTTGTGGGCCTTGTTGCTTGCGCTTGCGGCTTGCGGTGGCGACAGCAATGGTACCGACCCCGCCAGGGATGCAGAACTTGCCGAAATGGTCGACACCGTCGTTTCCACCTTCGAGGACTTGACCGTCTGTACGGACAAGCGAGAAGGCACGACCGCCTATGTAGAAGACGAGAAGAAGGCTTATGTCTGCGAAAGCAAGCGCTGGACGGCCAACGATTCCTTGACTGAATTGATTCTGGACAAGGACTCCGACTCTGCCAAGGATGCTGAATCTGGCGAGAAAGTCGATGCGGTAGTTCCCACTTTCGACGACTTGCCATCATGCACGAGGGATCACGAAGGCGCTACCGCCTATGTGGAAGACGAGGATTCTGCCTATGTCTGTAAAAAGGGGCTCTGGGCCGTTGACGATTCGTTGACTAAGGCGGTTCGGCTGGACTCGGAGAAAAAATCATCGTCAAGCGCGAAGGCAAAGTCTAGTTCTAATAAGGCAAGTGACTCTAGCAGCAGCGACAAATCACCGTCAAGTTCTAGCGCGGTAAAAACGTCCAGCAGCAGTAGAGACGGTAAGTCCAATAGTTCAGATGAAGAAATTAGCTCATCGAGTTCCGTTGATTCTACAAACCGTTCATCGAGTTCTGCGGTCCCTCTAGGTTGCAAAATCGATACAGAAGACAACTGTGAATATGGCACCTTGACGGATGACAGGGACGGACAGACTTACAAGACTGTGAAAATTGGTGAACAGTGGTGGATGGCGGAAAATCTGAACTACAGGTATATTCAGCAGACATATAATGGAGGCGAAAAAGACTCTTCCAGCTATTGTTATGATAATGACCCCGCCAATTGTGCTAAATATGGCCGCTTGTACCTGTGGAGTGCGGCAATGGACAGTGCGGGTATTATACCTGGTAATACGGCCAATGGTTGCGGCTATTATGGGGAATTCTGCAACCTCGGCGAAGGCAAAGTTCGTGGCGTATGCCCTGAGGGCTGGCATCTGCCCGATACCACGGAATGGAAAACTCTGTTCGATGCCGTAGGGGGAGATGCAACCGCAGGAATAATGCTAAAGTCCACGGAAGGCTGGAATGATTATTATGGAACTAGTGGCAATGGCTCGGATACCTATTCCTTCTCGGCGTTGCCTGCTGGCCTCAGGAACGGCAGTGGGGATTACATCTACGAGGGCTACTACGCGGACTTCTGGAGTTCTACCGAGCACAATAGCTACAACGCGTACAGCATGCGCTTGCGCTACAACAGCGACCTTGCGTACCTGGACGGCAACCTCAAGTACCTCGGGTTCTCTGTTCGTTGCCTTAGGGACTAGGTTGCTAACCGGCAAGCCCCCTCCAAGAAGGCCGGCGAAGCCGGCCCGATTTTTTATACCTCGGGCGGCCCTTTGCATTAAGGCTGCCTTTTTCTGTATAAACAGAAAACCACCTGTGAACCTTTTTTTTGCCCGCCGAAAACATCTTTTTACCTCAAATTCCCGGAAAATTTTCCCCGCAAAAACGTCTATACATACAGACAGGGGACTGTCCCCTGTCCGCCACGCGGGGCCGCCGCGACGCATCCAGGCATGCCCGCATGCGGGCAAAGGGCAACATGGCAAGAAAGACAACAAAAAAGGTGGTCAAAGCGACCGTCAAGGCGAAGACAACGCGCCGCAAGCACGACCCGTTCTTCCGCTATATTTACAGCATTCCAGAAAACACGAGCGCGCTATTGCGGCTCGCGCAGCGCAGGACCCCGGCCCTCCGCAGGATGCTCTCGAATGTCGACATGGAAAGCCTGGAGCCCATCCCCGGCAGGTTCAGTTCTGTGGGCGAACAGGGCGAGGCCGACCTCGCGTTCAAGGCGAAGTCGCTCACGGGCGGCCCCGATGCGTTCGTGGGGATTTTACTCGAACACAAGTCCGTCAGGAAGGATGACGTGCTCGCGCAGATCTACCGCTACGTTTTCGAGGTGATGGTGAACAAGAGCCGTTCCGACTTCATGTGGCTCCCCACGAAGGCCATCATCATCTACAACGGGAAGACCGACTGGGATCCCGTCGCCGACTTCAGGAAGAATCGGTTTGCGGAATTCAACGGGGGTGACCTCCCGTTCGAATGCGTGATGGTGAACCTCTCGGACATACGCGACACGGACTGCAACGACGCGGACAATGCGGTAGCCGCCATCGGCACGCTGGTGATGAAGCACGCCTA is a genomic window of uncultured Fibrobacter sp. containing:
- a CDS encoding fibrobacter succinogenes major paralogous domain-containing protein, encoding MSRFFVGLALWALLLALAACGGDSNGTDPARDAELAEMVDTVVSTFEDLTVCTDKREGTTAYVEDEKKAYVCESKRWTANDSLTELILDKDSDSAKDAESGEKVDAVVPTFDDLPSCTRDHEGATAYVEDEDSAYVCKKGLWAVDDSLTKAVRLDSEKKSSSSAKAKSSSNKASDSSSSDKSPSSSSAVKTSSSSRDGKSNSSDEEISSSSSVDSTNRSSSSAVPLGCKIDTEDNCEYGTLTDDRDGQTYKTVKIGEQWWMAENLNYRYIQQTYNGGEKDSSSYCYDNDPANCAKYGRLYLWSAAMDSAGIIPGNTANGCGYYGEFCNLGEGKVRGVCPEGWHLPDTTEWKTLFDAVGGDATAGIMLKSTEGWNDYYGTSGNGSDTYSFSALPAGLRNGSGDYIYEGYYADFWSSTEHNSYNAYSMRLRYNSDLAYLDGNLKYLGFSVRCLRD
- a CDS encoding Rpn family recombination-promoting nuclease/putative transposase, whose product is MARKTTKKVVKATVKAKTTRRKHDPFFRYIYSIPENTSALLRLAQRRTPALRRMLSNVDMESLEPIPGRFSSVGEQGEADLAFKAKSLTGGPDAFVGILLEHKSVRKDDVLAQIYRYVFEVMVNKSRSDFMWLPTKAIIIYNGKTDWDPVADFRKNRFAEFNGGDLPFECVMVNLSDIRDTDCNDADNAVAAIGTLVMKHAYDPDGLRGAGTILNSLLDKLDNDTRATVVKKIELYLESYVDQDLVKEMTMAFKSIGQRMGFVSIADAKRMAKAAGRREGRKIGREEGRKVGLEEGILQEQANSEKKMKLFVKRIAKKMNITEAELLALKP
- a CDS encoding type II toxin-antitoxin system RelB/DinJ family antitoxin → MSTIAKNFRIDSELNNQANALLEGLGLSMSQAISMFLRQVVLQRGLPFEVKYPDRSCELLEAVEEAKRLEADPKTKRYTDMDEMWADLDK
- a CDS encoding FISUMP domain-containing protein, whose protein sequence is MSRFFVGLALWALLLALAACGGDSNGTDPARDAELAEMVDTVVSTYDDLTVCTDKREGSTAYVEDEKKAYVCESKRWTVNDSLTELILDKDSDSAEGTEPGEMADTVVSVFDDLLACTKNREGSTAYVEDEDTAYVCKKGLWVVDDSLTKAIQRMNEKTSSNSQNNKSSSSFQQGSVFPVDNTLATPCKTESEDNCEYDTLRDGRDFETYKIVKIGEQWWMAENLRYWGYSGIGYVYQTVGPVVSGQAPMVQSMGLYTRAICDDRETYGCSYFFNAVMDSAGNGNGKGCGYQGCFPSGIVRGICPEGWHLPDTSEWNALFAAVGGEKTAGIMLKSTSGREKGNGTDAYGFNAIPAPYCKIVYEVSNNIGDYKPKCFDTYNSGFWSYSLDGGCYHVGFDGDRSRIYAGCYGIGDLRDSRYSYYVRCIKGSDTVSTQSAIQIQVCSLTDNRDGQTYKTVKIGEQWWMAENLNYETEAGSYCYNDSAEYCEKYGRLYTWAMDVCPEGWHLPDTTEWKALFDAVGGQATAGTILKSTEGWPYNGYRDTYSFSALPAGFRNNFGNFYNEGDYANFWSSTERRSNDAYYMFLHYTSGDAYLSYDDKYRGFSVRCVKDSALSYPQSACRSLVSSSSIHSSTTSSSSSVASSSSVNSSTTSSSSVAPVSSSSSLTVSPTYSTLTDDRDGQTYKTVKIGEQWWMAENLNYAYTGVPFKDGDYASDSTSWCYDNDAANCAKYGRLYTWAAAMDSAGIIPGNTANGCGYGEICNLGNVKVRGVCPEGWHLPSRDERDTLLTAVGGKATAGTMLKSTEGWNDKDDGTSGNGSDAYSFSALPAGSRNYDGDYFSEGDYTYFWSSTEYYSNLAYSMYLDYFSGNAYLYRNSKDYGFSVRCLRD